In a single window of the Podospora pseudocomata strain CBS 415.72m chromosome 2 map unlocalized CBS415.72m_2, whole genome shotgun sequence genome:
- a CDS encoding uncharacterized protein (COG:Z; EggNog:ENOG503NUHP) has product MYNSLDRRSRDAIADIKDTLIGIAIHPELMPDSAGYYCPSSSSSSSSSLSSRMNQHQQGGGGGSRSFASTPSLRSRDPNVLPLLAKKNAGANVKVVVRVRAFLPREIKRNAECLIEMDPESQTTTLHPPSSSSSSSERKSRKILESKSFTFDHSYYSHNPSSPHYATQAHIYDTLGEEFLDHNFEGYHTCIFAYGQTGSGKSYTMMGTPSQPGLIPRTCEDLFERIHEAQREMPNISYKVKVSYFEVYNEHVRDLLVAPKVDAAATGPYYLKIRESPTEGPYVKDLTEVGVGGLDEILRLMRAGDGNRTVASTRMNDTSSRSHAVFTIMLKQVYHDFETDQTTERSSRIRLVDLAGSERAKSTEATGVRLREGNNINKSLTTLGRVIAALADPKKNNRGGTSVVPYRDSILTWLLKDSLGGNSKTAMIACVSPGDYEETLSTLRYADQAKRIRTRAVVNQDMMSMKERDERIAGLEEEVRLLQMRLDEKKSVTVAERSGGEAEYKKRMVEQEGRLEEYQAQVRRLNQMMEEKQMVAEVRVRAVEVENEALKRHLELLKGEVRGYKEREGKGVGGGPEVTVIEQPATSEEDEDEGVWVDEEEQERERREIEELEGLLDMGYGVLEGVRGLRRKLEDDRERFGVGRGEVWPEGRASREVKERVEGVLRETGLGYLVKA; this is encoded by the exons ATGTACAACAGCCTAGACCGCCGTTCCCGCGACGCCATCGCTGACATCAAAGACACCCTAATCGGCATCGCAATCCACCCCGAACTGATGCCCGACTCTGCCGGCTATTACTgtccgtcgtcgtcgtcgtcgtcgtcgtcgtcattgtcgTCCAGGATgaatcaacatcaacagggtggtggtggtggctccCGCTCCTTCGCGAGCACACCTTCACTTCGGAGTAGAGACCCAAACGTGCTGCCTCTGCTCGCAAAGAAGAACGCCGGGGCCAATGTCAAGGTCGTCGTGAGAGTTCGGGCGTTTCTGCCTCGAG AAATCAAACGCAACGCCGAATGCCTCATCGAAATGGACCCCGAatcccaaaccaccaccctccaccccccttcttcctcctcctcctcctccgagcGCAAATCCCGCAAGATCCTCGAATCCAAATCTTTTACTTTTGACCACAGCTACTActcccacaacccctcctccccccactaCGCGACCCAAGCCCACATCTACGACACCCTCGGCGAAGAATTCCTCGACCACAACTTTGAAGGCTACCACACCTGCATCTTTGCCTACGGCCAGACCGGCTCGGGAAAATCCTACACCATGATgggcaccccctcccagccgGGCCTGATCCCACGGACGTGCGAGGATTTGTTTGAGCGCATCCACGAGGCGCAACGGGAGATGCCCAACATTTCCTACAAGGTCAAGGTTTCGTACTTTGAGGTGTACAACGAGCACGTCCGGGACTTGCTCGTGGCTCCCAAAGTTGACGCGGCGGCGACGGGGCCGTATTATCTGAAGATCAGGGAGTCCCCGACCGAGGGGCCGTACGTGAAAGATTTGACAGAGGTCGGGGTGGGCGGTCTGGACGAGATACTCAGGTTGATGAGAGCAGGGGATGGGAACAGGACGGTGGcgtcgacgaggatgaatGATACTTCCTCCAGAAGCCACGCCGTTTTCACGATCATGCTCAAGCAGGTGTATCACGACTTTGAGACGGACCAGACGACGGAGAGGTCTTCCCGGATCAGATTGGTGGATTTGGCTGGGTCGGAGAGGGCAAAGAGCACGGAGGCTacgggggtgaggttgagggaggggaacaATATCAACAAGTCGTTGACCACGTTGGGGAGGGTTATCGCTGCGTTGGCGGATCCGAAGAAGAACAACCGGGGGGGGACGAGCGTGGTGCCGTACCGGGACTCGATCCTGACGTGGTTGCTCAAGGATAGTCTGGGGGGAAACAGCAAGACGGCCATGATTGCGTGTGTGAGTCCTGGTGATTACGAGGAGACGCTCTCGACGCTGCGGTATGCGGACCAAGCGAAGAGGATCAGgacgagggcggtggtgaatcAGGACATGATGAGCATGAAGGAGAGGGACGAGAGAATtgcggggttggaggaggaggtgaggttgttgcagatgaggttggatgagaagaagagtgtgacggtggcggagaggagCGGTGGGGAGGCGGAATACAaaaagaggatggtggagcaggaggggaggttggaggagtatCAGGCtcaggtgaggaggttgaatcagatgatggaggagaagcagatggttgctgaggtgagggttagggctgtggaggtggagaatGAGGCGCTGAAGAGGCACTTGGAGctgttgaagggggaggtgagggggtataaggagagggaggggaagggtgttggtggtgggccgGAGGTTACGGTCATTGAGCAGCCTGCTACtagtgaggaggatgaggatgagggggtgtgggttgatgaggaggagcaggaaagggagaggagggagattgaggagctggaggggttgttggataTGGGGTatggggttttggagggggtgagggggttgaggagaaagttggaggatgatcgggagaggtttggggtggggaggggggaggtttggcctgaggggagggcgagtcgggaggtgaaggagcgggtggagggggtgttgagggagacggggttggggtatTTGGTTAAGGCTTga
- a CDS encoding uncharacterized protein (COG:O; EggNog:ENOG503NUP3; MEROPS:MER0323972) gives MDVTLFVYDLSRGLARQMSAGLLGFQIDAIYHTSIKLNGLEYVYDGNVVAIRPGSSHLGQPEQQLHLGTTDLPMEVIEEYLDSLREIYTVQAYDLWKHNCNNFSNDFAMFLLGKGIPEHIVNLPQTVLDSPFGQMLMPMLNQQINSNRRQGGILGIQQSTPGSSVKPKSQLHQHTGKVHNVATLAELDQLLARHQHSCAAVFFTSATCPPCKLVYPLYDELAAEVGDKGVLIKADISQAFDIGSRYSVRATPTFITFLKGKQENQWTGADPATLRGNVQLLVQMAWPRHRHESLDLPTISNRNAKPVLYTRLPPLAKLLAKLPAETSSNPSVPDMKRFLETRAAEGPAEATLPNIPGFLSFVNDSLAKIEADKLFPLIDLLRCALVDPRVSSVLAEEQDCKTVLSILRLVNNAVESCSCPYPLRLVTVQMSCNLFSSHLHEDAILSHQALRHAITELTTACFRESETATLRVSSAGLLYNLALANSKKRRAGPGDALPGEEQAALAGSVLEAIGRERESAEALEGMLNALGLLVYLLPQEGEEMGEMEQLLVIMEAGDVVKGKGMVEGFGGLKRLVGEVGELLGKGLRKA, from the exons ATGGACGTGACCCTTTTTGTCTACGACCTCTCTCGGGGGCTGGCCAGACAGATGTCAGCTGGTCTGCTTGGTTTTCAGATAGATGCCATCTACCACACCTCGATCAAACTCAACGGGCTGGAATATGTCTACGACGGGAATGTCGTGGCAATCAGGCCTGGTTCTTCACATCTTGGCCAGCCGGAGCAACAGCTACATCTGGGGACAACTGACT TACCCATGGAGGTGATCGAGGAGTATCTGGACTCATTACGAGAAATCTATACCGTGCAG GCCTATGACCTTTGGAAACATAACTGCAACAACTTCTCAAACGACTTTGCCatgttcctcctcggcaagggGATCCCTGAGCACATTGTGAATCTCCCACAGACCGTCCT GGACTCTCCATTCGGCCAGATGTTGATGCCCATGCTCAACCAGCAAATCAACTCCAACAGGCGACAAGGAGGCATTCTTGGTATCCAGCAAAGCACCCCCGGCAGTTCAGTCAAGCCAAAATCCCAGCTTCATCAGCACACAGGCAAGGTTCACAATGTTGCCACCCTGGCAGAGCTGGACCAGCTACTGGCAAGGCACCAACACTCTTGCGCCGCTGTCTTCTTTACATCAGCAACCTGCCCGCCATGCAAGCTCGTCTACCCCCTGTACGACGAACTCGCCGCCGAGGTGGGGGACAAGGGCGTTCTCATCAAAGCAGACATCTCGCAAGCGTTTGATATCGGAAGCAGGTACTCCGTCAGGGCAACACCCACCttcatcaccttcctcaaAGGCAAGCAAGAAAACCAATGGACCGGCGCCGATCCCGCGACCCTCCGAGGCAACGTTCAGCTCCTCGTCCAGATGGCCTGGCCACGGCACCGTCACGAGTCTCTTGACCTACCAACAATCTCCAACCGGAACGCCAAGCCGGTGCTGTACACCCGTCTCCCACCTCTGgccaaactcctcgccaAACTGCCAGCAGAAACCTCGTCCAACCCATCAGTTCCAGATATGAAGCGCTTCCTCGAGACTCGTGCTGCGGAAGGCCCGGCGGAGGCCACCCTACCCAACATCCCGGGGTTTCTTTCCTTTGTCAATGACTCCCTCGCCAAGATCGAAGCTGATAAGCTCTTTCCCCTTATCGATCTCTTGCGGTGCGCACTTGTTGATCCGAGGGTGAGCTcggtgctggcggaggaACAAGATTGCAAAACTGTGCTGTCTATCCTCCGGCTGGTCAACAATGCTGTTGAAAGCTGTAGCTGCCCTTACCCGCTGCGTCTGGTTACTGTTCAGATGAGCTGCAACTTATTTTCGTCACATCTCCACGAGGATGCTATCCTCTCTCATCAAGCACTTCGGCATGCGATAACGGAACTGACGACAGCTTGCTTCCGGGAGAGCGAGACGGCCACGTTGAGGGTTTCCTCGGCGGGATTGTTGTATAATCTCGCGCTGGCGAATAGTAAGAAACGGAGGGCTGGACCGGGGGATGCCCTCCCGGGAGAGGAGCAGGCTGCTTTGGCCGGGTCGGTGTTGGAGGCgattgggagggagagggagagtgcggaggcgttggaggggatGTTGAATGCGCTGGGGCTGTTGGTTTATTTGTTGCcgcaggagggggaggagatgggggagatggagcagttgttggtgattatggaggcgggggatgtggtgaaggggaaggggatggtggaagggtttggggggttgaagaggttggttggtgaggttggggagctgcttgggaaggggttgaggaaggccTGA
- the GDA1 gene encoding Guanosine-diphosphatase (COG:F; EggNog:ENOG503NV8S; BUSCO:EOG09261EAB): MRRTSVSLPTKHVARDPHEKPDRYGFDHREPGLVAKMQSAWAQQSQRARYIKTGAIVFTVLLLFYFFTSSGDSYVGGQGQVPSDSSYGTDRCSRSYSKDKPIVQYVSMIDAGSTGSRIHVYKFNNCGAAPELEDEVLFKMTAKIEGQSSGLSAYKDDPLKAAESLDTLLDAALEKIPDKLKSCSPIAVKATAGLRLIGKEKSDKILEAVRHRIETKYPFPLVSREENGVAIMDGSDEGVYAWITTNYLLGKIGGPDHSPTAAVFDLGGGSTQIVFEPSFEGLTDGGMPAKLAEGDHKYALDFGGRKFNLYQHSHLGYGLMSAREAILAELVTDLYEEHKGDKSWMEKPIVNPCYSAGMSKMAKIVLPGDHPLGSKLELNMTGPHWAAPAQCRALAERILKKESACNLAPCSFNGVHQPSMAKTFAREDIYFLSYFYDRTQPLGMPESFTLREMSDLANRVCGGEREWDVFESVPGAMEELKDRPEHCLDLNFMLALTHTGYEMPIDREVRIAKQIKGNELGWCLGASLPLLSKSSGWQCKIKEVHK, from the exons atGAGACGCACGTCGGTATCGCTGCCCACCAAGCACGTTGCTCGCGATCCCCACGAGAAGCCCGACCGCTACGGATTCGACCACCGAGAACCCGGCCTCGTCGCGAAGATGCAGTCCGCCTGGGCCCAGCAGTCCCAGCGGGCACGCTACATCAAGACCGGTGCCATCGTCTTCACCGTCCTCTTGCTCTTTtacttcttcacctcctccggcgACAGCTACGTCGGCGGCCAGGGACAAGTTCCATCAGACTCCTCCTACGGAACCGACAGATGCTCCCGATCCTACTCCAAAGACAAGCCCATCGTCCAATACGTCTCCATGATCGACGCCGGCAGCACAGGCTCCCGCATCCACGTCTACAAGTTCAACAACTGCGGCGCCGCCCccgagctcgaggatgaagtcctcttcaaaatgacgGCCAAGATCGAAGGCCAATCCTCCGGTCTCTCCGCGTACAAGGACGACCCCCTCAAGGCGGCCGAAAGcctcgacaccctcctcgacgccGCCCTCGAGAAAATTCCCGACAAGCTCAAGTCCTGCTCCCCCATCGCCGTCAAGGCCACCGCCGGTCTTCGTCTGATCGGAAAGGAAAAGTCGGACAAGATCCTCGAGGCGGTCCGCCACAGAATCGAAACAAAgtaccccttccccctcgtCTCCCGCGAGGAAAACGGCGTCGCGATCATGGACGGCTCCGACGAGGGGGTGTATGCCTGGATCACGACCAActacctcctcggcaagatTGGCGGACCAGACCACTCCCCCACCGCGGCTGTTTTTGACCTCGGGGGTGGATCCACTCAGATTGTCTTTGAGCCCTCGTTTGAGGGCCTTACAGACGGCGGCATGCCCGCCAAGCTCGCCGAGGGGGACCACAAGTACGCTCTTGACTTTGGGGGCCGCAAGTTCAACTTGTACCAGCACTCCCATCTCGGGTACGGCCTCATGTCTGCTCGTgaagccatcctcgccgAGCTCGTGACTGATCTGTACGAGGAGCACAAGGGTGACAAGTCCTGGATGGAGAAACCGATTGTCAACCCTTGCTACTCGGCGGGCATGTCCAAGATGGCAAAGATCGTCTTGCCGGGTGACCACCCCCTCGGCTCCAAGCTGGAGCTGAACATGACTGGCCCTCACTGGGCCGCGCCGGCGCAGTGCCGGGcgttggcggagaggattTTGAAGAAGGAGTCTGCGTGCAACCTGGCGCCGTGCTCGTTCAACGGTGTGCATCAGCCGTCTATGGCCAAGACGTTTGCGAGGGAGGATATTTACTTCTTGTCTTACTTTTACGATCGGACGCAGCCGTTGGGGATGCCGGAGAGTTTTACTCTTAGGGAGATGTCGGATCTGGCGAACAGGGTTTGTggcggggagagggagtgggaTGTTTTTGAGAGTGTGCCGGGCGCgatggaggagctgaaggatAGGCCGGAGCATTGTTTGGATTTGAACTTTATGTTGGCGCTGACGCATACGGGGTATGAGATGCCTATTGATCGGGAGGTGAGGATTGCGAAGCAGATCAAGGGGAATGagttggggtggtgtttgggtgcTAG CTTGCCGTTGTTGAGCAAGAGTTCGGGGTGGCAGTGCAAGATTAAGGAGGTTCATAAATAG
- a CDS encoding uncharacterized protein (EggNog:ENOG503P00Q): MADEQLLYKIRSLSDLELATLLCLVAREHCLIGTLPDYVDELAEELCLVASKTFNLTPAIINCHSHATLDEFATGLLVPQPARGGPPSPTHTRSASPYHLRHEPSSTTGGPSSAGGSYFPSPAPPSRPGAFSPRIGPAAIVPSSPSTTTHQPAQQPQIANFILAKNLHLAPRAVQIQALELLRTRRIFTRTSVQTAPKQFLFIAIIGAPSPTQARVTPHLNDFFYLSHWHDAEKDGLDHLNAELSRPDDNISVASSDSIIKRSSSGLGPLPDHEPAPQPHMTEDDISLLSQLTTLASVDVDVLRYQMNVVSHLRIHRAVVGGVTPQATRCLGYLCKSLAALHGLGFVTASLVGLAVRKVYGHRIVMVGEGGTMERERSVQWGSEGEAVGVVMGGWGVEEVVEDVLGMVGVPA; the protein is encoded by the coding sequence ATGGCCGATGAACAACTCCTCTACAAGATCCGGTCTCTCAGCGACCTCGAACTAGCCACTCTCTTGTGTCTTGTCGCCCGCGAACACTGCCTAATAGGCACCCTCCCAGACTATGTCGACGAACTAGCCGAAGAGCTCTGCCTCGTCGCATCCAAAACCTTCAACCTCACGCCCGCCATCATTAACTGCCATTCCCACGCCACCCTCGACGAGTTCGCAACTGGACTCCTGGTCCCCCAGCCAGCCCGCGGTggtcccccatcaccaacccacacCCGCTCTGCCTCCCCCTACCATCTCCGCCATGAACCCTCCTCTACCACCGGCGGtccctcctcagcaggggGATCCTACTTCCCCAGCCCCGCCCCTCCCTCTCGACCAGGCGCATTCTCCCCCCGAATCGGCCCAGCAGCCAtcgtcccctcctccccatcaacaacaacccatcaaccagcccaacaaccccaaatAGCCAActtcatcctcgccaaaaacCTCCACCTGGCCCCCCGCGCCGTCCAGATCCAAGCCCTCGAACTACTACGAACCCGAAGAATCTTTACACGAACCTCTGTCCAGACCGCCCCGAAGCAATTCTTGTTCATCGCCATAATCGgcgccccctccccgacccaAGCAAGGGTGACACCCCATCTAAACGACTTTTTCTACTTGAGTCATTGGCACGACGCGGAAAAAGACGGGCTTGACCACCTCAACGCGGAGCTTTCTCGTCCTGACGACAACATTTCCGTCGCGTCGAGCGATAGCATCATCAAACGGTCGTCATCCGGTCTCGGGCCTTTGCCTGACCACGAACCTGCTCCGCAACCGCACATGACGGAAGACGACATCTCGCTGCTGTCTCAGCTGACGACGCTGGCGTCtgtggatgtggatgtgctGAGGTATCAGATGAATGTGGTGAGCCATTTGAGGATTCacagggcggtggtggggggggtgaCGCCTCAGGCGACGAGGTGTTTGGGGTATTTGTGCAAGAGTTTGGCGGCGCTgcatgggttggggtttgtgaCGGCGAGTTTGGTCGGGTTGGCGGTTAGGAAGGTTTATGGGCATCGGATTGTgatggttggggaggggggaacgatggaaagggagaggagtGTGCAGTGGGGGagtgagggggaggcggtgggtgtggtgatgggggggtggggggttgaggaggtggtggaggatgtttTGGGGATGGTTGGGGTTCCTGCTTAG